One part of the Flavobacterium johnsoniae UW101 genome encodes these proteins:
- a CDS encoding phosphatase PAP2 family protein produces the protein MLEHIKQIDTNILLWLNGSHNEFWDNIMWFASGKYTWLPFYVALIILLALKYKKDAILMILLIALLITMSDQLASGIFKPLFERLRPSHNPELEDQLHIVNNYRGGKFGFISSHAANVFALAFYLTIVAKHSLKWLPFILIPWAIFVSVSRVYLGVHYPTDILVPAILSIPIAFMAAHLYKKYNPKFIKLFNHDVSKNN, from the coding sequence ATGCTTGAACACATTAAACAGATAGATACAAATATTCTATTATGGCTAAATGGAAGCCATAATGAATTTTGGGACAATATAATGTGGTTTGCCAGCGGTAAATACACATGGCTGCCTTTTTATGTTGCATTGATAATTTTGCTAGCCTTGAAATATAAAAAGGATGCTATCCTGATGATTTTACTAATTGCCTTGCTCATCACAATGAGTGACCAGCTGGCTTCCGGCATATTTAAGCCATTATTTGAAAGGCTTCGTCCAAGTCATAATCCAGAATTAGAAGACCAGCTGCATATAGTAAACAATTATCGTGGCGGCAAGTTCGGTTTTATTTCTTCACACGCTGCAAATGTCTTTGCCTTAGCATTTTATTTGACCATAGTAGCTAAGCATAGTCTAAAATGGCTGCCATTTATTCTTATCCCTTGGGCAATTTTTGTTAGTGTAAGCAGGGTTTATTTAGGCGTACATTATCCCACTGATATTCTAGTTCCTGCTATTTTAAGTATACCAATTGCATTCATGGCAGCTCATTTATATAAAAAATACAATCCAAAATTCATAAAACTATTTAATCATGATGTTTCAAAAAATAACTAA
- a CDS encoding DoxX family protein: MMFQKITKTDLSKTAILIRLMVGAVFLSEGIQKFLFADTLGAGRFAKIGLPNPEFLGPFVGSFEISCGLFILVGLLTRLASIPLIIIMIVAIATTKSEVLAEKGFWEMMHGSRTDWAMLLGSIFLFIKGGGLWSIDNKIMNNGK, from the coding sequence ATGATGTTTCAAAAAATAACTAAGACAGACCTATCAAAAACTGCCATACTTATTCGACTGATGGTAGGTGCCGTATTTCTTTCTGAAGGAATACAGAAGTTTTTATTTGCTGATACATTGGGGGCAGGTCGCTTCGCTAAAATCGGTTTACCAAATCCTGAGTTTTTAGGTCCGTTCGTTGGCAGTTTTGAAATTAGTTGCGGACTTTTTATTCTTGTTGGGCTTTTGACAAGATTGGCAAGTATTCCATTGATTATAATAATGATAGTTGCTATTGCAACAACCAAATCGGAAGTATTGGCAGAAAAAGGATTTTGGGAAATGATGCACGGAAGCCGGACAGACTGGGCGATGCTGTTGGGGAGTATCTTTCTATTTATAAAAGGTGGCGGTCTTTGGTCTATTGATAATAAGATAATGAATAATGGGAAATAA
- the chrA gene encoding chromate efflux transporter yields MGNKASQKEIAKLFLKLGFIGFGGPAAHIAMMRDEVVIKRKWMSEQHFLDLLGATNLIPGPNSTEMAIHIGYDKGGWKGLIIAGLCFILPAVFITGIFAYLYNLYGQLPEVQPFIYGIKPAIIAIILAAIYPLAKQSVKSINLGLIGITVLLAAVFGVNEIYLMFGAGLLAFGLHTVQNRQNDTLQSIVPLTFLQIVQTTFWTTTNSKLFWTFLKIGSILYGSGYVLFAFLDTELVATGLLTRQQLMDAIAVGQFTPGPVFSSVTFIGFQINGLYGAIISTIAIFLPSFVFVALLNPLIRKLRNSKGLSDFLDAVNVASVSIIAAVCFTMGKETITDWRSITIALISGIIVFQLKKINSAFVVLGGSLLGYLLFQF; encoded by the coding sequence ATGGGAAATAAGGCTAGCCAGAAAGAAATTGCTAAACTATTTCTCAAATTAGGCTTTATAGGTTTTGGAGGTCCGGCAGCTCATATTGCTATGATGCGGGATGAAGTGGTAATAAAACGAAAATGGATGAGCGAACAGCATTTTTTAGACTTGCTTGGAGCAACCAATCTTATTCCCGGTCCAAATAGTACGGAGATGGCCATTCATATCGGTTATGACAAAGGAGGTTGGAAAGGATTGATAATAGCAGGTTTATGCTTTATTCTACCTGCCGTATTTATCACTGGAATTTTCGCATATTTATATAATCTTTACGGACAGCTACCCGAAGTACAACCTTTTATCTATGGTATCAAACCTGCTATAATAGCCATCATTCTGGCAGCAATTTATCCATTGGCAAAACAATCTGTCAAGTCCATAAATTTAGGTCTTATCGGCATTACTGTTTTGTTAGCGGCAGTGTTTGGAGTTAATGAAATTTATTTGATGTTTGGTGCAGGTTTGTTAGCATTTGGATTGCATACGGTTCAGAACAGACAAAATGATACTTTGCAAAGTATTGTTCCGCTTACCTTTCTTCAAATTGTGCAAACAACTTTTTGGACAACCACAAACTCAAAACTATTTTGGACGTTCCTTAAAATCGGTTCCATACTTTATGGTAGCGGATATGTACTTTTTGCCTTTTTAGATACGGAACTGGTAGCGACAGGTTTACTCACAAGACAACAACTAATGGATGCAATAGCGGTAGGTCAGTTCACGCCTGGACCAGTCTTTTCTTCGGTAACGTTCATTGGATTTCAGATAAACGGACTTTATGGAGCAATTATCTCAACCATTGCCATTTTTCTTCCCTCATTTGTTTTTGTGGCACTGCTTAACCCGTTAATCAGAAAATTACGAAATTCTAAAGGGCTGTCCGATTTTTTAGATGCCGTAAATGTCGCATCTGTATCTATTATAGCAGCAGTATGTTTTACAATGGGCAAAGAAACCATTACCGATTGGCGAAGCATTACCATCGCTCTCATCAGTGGCATTATCGTTTTCCAATTAAAAAAAATCAACAGTGCATTCGTTGTTTTAGGTGGTTCTTTATTGGGATACTTATTATTTCAATTTTAA